In Deinococcus detaillensis, the sequence GCCAGTTCTGGGCGCTCAAAGACCATCTCGGCCGCGAGCGCTTGTTGATCGTCTCGCAGCCGTCTGCGGCGTATTTGGCTGAAGTTCGGCGGCAAAATGTGGCGCTTCAAGTCCGTGATCTGCGGGTGGTGGCGCTACTGCACTCAGGTGACGCTCGCTTGAACGGCCCGCAGACGTTGACCCTGACGCTGCTGGCCGACTCCGCCGGAACAGTGGCCCAACAGTACGGCCCCGCCGCGCTGATCGGCAAAGACGGCGGCGTCAAGGCCCGTTACGCTGCGCCGCCGGCTCTCAATATAGTGCTGGGTCTGGTGGACGGCATGCCGATGCGCCAGCAGGAGCGCCGGGAACGGGGGAAATGAGCTAGGCCATTTGGCCGACTTGCTTTTTCAGCGCGGCGCTTAAACTGCGGTGTAGGAGGCCGCGACCATGAGGTTTGAACTCATTTCCACGCTAGAAAAGCTGCGCGAGGTGTACCAGGTGCCCCGCGGCCCAGCACGTTTTCAGGCGTATGTGTCAGCGGCTGTCGGGGACGCGCAACAAGCCGAGGATGTCGCCCTGTCGCCCCTGGTCAGCGCCAACCCGATGGCTAGTGAAAACGTGCTGGCCTGGCTGGAGACGTGGCTGAGCCTCGGTGCGGAAACGCTGGCCCGCGAGGTTCTGGAAGAATCCAATACCCGCTTTGAAGCCGTGCCATTCGCACGGCCTGTCAAGGTCGGTTTAGCCGTGTTGGACGATCTCGGCGGTGGCTGGACAAACCGGGCCATCAATGACGCGGCGCGGTTTCAGGTGGGCCGCGTCCTGGCAAAAACAGGCTGGGTGAACGTCAATTTATGGACGAGCCAAGCGCCCAGCCCGGCTGAGTTGCGCCTCTGCGTGCTTGAGGCCGCTCACCGCGCTGCCTACACTGTCCAGCACGGCGATCCTGTTACGCTGGCGGCG encodes:
- a CDS encoding DUF4174 domain-containing protein, with product MDILKAVALSVAVSGVAATAPAFVLQDAAGQFWALKDHLGRERLLIVSQPSAAYLAEVRRQNVALQVRDLRVVALLHSGDARLNGPQTLTLTLLADSAGTVAQQYGPAALIGKDGGVKARYAAPPALNIVLGLVDGMPMRQQERRERGK